A genome region from Eremothecium cymbalariae DBVPG#7215 chromosome 4, complete sequence includes the following:
- the BLI1 gene encoding Bli1p (similar to Ashbya gossypii ABR062W) yields MKEKILRHHLDKCVDYTQEHVDLESARAISSFGVDTNANYEWLYELNSRYPTRKIEEIRTYQLLKTDYMKKLDNLDGRITYFENLAKELDEFQNEVNIKMQRIKRSTYNDD; encoded by the coding sequence ATGAAAGAGAAGATTTTAAGGCATCATCTAGACAAGTGCGTAGATTATACCCAGGAGCATGTGGACCTGGAAAGTGCAAGAGCCATTTCTAGCTTTGGAGTTGATACAAATGCGAATTATGAGTGGCTTTACGAACTGAACAGTCGTTATCcaacaagaaaaatagAGGAGATTCGTACCTATCAACTATTGAAGACAGATTATATGAAAAAGCTAGATAATCTTGATGGACGGATTACttattttgaaaacctGGCAAAAGAGCTTGATGAATTCCAGAATGAAgtaaatattaaaatgCAGCGTATAAAGCGGAGTACATACAACGATGATTAA
- the MAC1 gene encoding Mac1p (similar to Ashbya gossypii ABR058C), translating to MIIFDGDKYSCVACIRGHRSSTCKHSERMLVKVRTRGRPSPMDIRKVILVDANSKIKTPEESGSEREERMSESGSKGGECGSGSSGRATCSKMDKQPTLFLKALKKQKALLIDGTLKIMIEDKSNGNPNDKKFKFVTERDFLLKHSSSSDNLYHDGNVGDEEEEEEDCCGCGQKAVRKKRKQADGGLISHENQGSMDGNPSALGGEDFRSIVEPFTYKGVYLSTQCSCDDDQCPCDNCLIHRKEEELNRFIQQSGVPLTSLTSDSVNTTLESKLRVSAVSHSEQERHNQFLQLPSDKGPEPGGGIVSCGTENGNHTEKPDVCVRIPMNCVCPDHVVHPEEMISMNSLLLHGLFNTKLKRKTVIKHRGKLISSKYWWDFLHIQLSMMSESQLECLDLLQWFDNILITYGPSLPDAGTVLPELDYMLVT from the coding sequence ATGATTATATTTGATGGTGATAAATATTCATGTGTAGCTTGCATACGAGGTCATAGGTCGTCTACTTGCAAGCACAGTGAGAGAATGTTGGTGAAGGTGAGAACTCGGGGTCGGCCATCTCCGATGGATATTCGTAAGGTGATTTTGGTCGATGCAAACTCGAAGATAAAAACGCCGGAAGAATCAGGATCCGAGCGAGAGGAACGGATGTCCGAAAGCGGGTCTAAGGGGGGTGAGTGTGGTAGTGGATCATCAGGGAGGGCAACATGCTCCAAGATGGACAAGCAGCCTACGTTGTTTCTCAAGGCACTGAAAAAGCAGAAGGCGCTGCTGATTGATGGGACGTTGAAAATTATGATTGAGGACAAGAGCAATGGTAATCCTAATGATAAGAAGTTTAAGTTTGTTACTGAGAGggattttttgttgaaacatAGTAGTAGCAGTGATAATTTATATCACGATGGTAACGTGGGAgacgaggaggaggaagaggaggatTGTTGTGGGTGCGGGCAAAAGGCTGTACGAAAGAAGAGGAAACAAGCTGATGGCGGGTTAATATCGCATGAAAATCAAGGTTCCATGGATGGAAATCCGTCTGCACTCGGTGGTGAAGACTTCCGAAGTATTGTGGAGCCATTCACCTACAAGGGAGTATACCTTAGTACGCAGTGTTCGtgtgatgatgatcagtgTCCGTGCGACAATTGTTTGATACACAGGAAGGAAGAAGAGTTAAATAGATTCATACAGCAGTCGGGTGTTCCGTTGACTTCTTTAACATCAGATTCTGTTAATACCACTCTTGAATCGAAATTGAGGGTATCTGCGGTATCACATTCCGAGCAGGAGCGCCATAATCAGTTCCTTCAACTCCCATCCGATAAAGGACCAGAACCAGGAGGTGGTATCGTTAGCTGTGGTACAGAAAACGGGAACCATACAGAGAAACCGGATGTATGTGTGCGTATTCCTATGAATTGCGTGTGTCCTGATCACGTGGTACATCCAGAGGAGATGATATCCATGAATAGTCTACTCTTGCATGGTCTATTTAATACTAAACTTAAACGTAAAACGGTAATAAAACATCGTGGGAAGCTGATAAGTTCTAAATATTGGTGGGATTTCTTACACATACAGCTTTCAATGATGTCGGAATCACAACTAGAGTGTTTGGATCTTTTGCAGTGGTTTGACAATATTCTAATAACATATGGCCCCTCACTTCCTGATGCAGGTACTGTATTGCCAGAATTAGACTACATGCTAGTAACATAA
- the DCW1 gene encoding putative mannan endo-1,6-alpha-mannosidase (similar to Ashbya gossypii ABR060W), which yields MRSVWVILGVFLNLLGTDVSALELDVDDFSSMQSATSLISTGVLDYYTGLDPGNTIGMFSSPYYWWEAGAAWGALIDYWFYMENDTYNDIIKQALLYQVGKYEDYVPLNQSTTEGNDDQAFWGIAVMSAAEKGFPNPDPDQPQWLALAQAVFNTMAYRWDSSSCNGGLRWQIFTWNTGYDYKNSVSNGALFHLAARLARYTGNQSYADWAEKVYDWMASVQLINQTGDWTFVYDGAFIHDNCSRPSVLQWSYNHGLILGGCAYLTDFTGSDVWHNRTLRLLRSASIFFPNGVVTEVACQEAGTCNTDQRSFKAYFMRFLGLTAQLIPESREIAMKWIRDSAKGAALSCSGGRDGHTCGMNYSRGSYDESYGLGEQLAALETIQNLRCLEKGSPLTASEGGTSIGNPGAGGNRNLGTLSPLDISNADRAGAGIITALVGFSLISCIVWLVS from the coding sequence ATGAGATCGGTATGGGTGATTTTGGGAGTGTTTTTAAATCTTCTTGGAACGGATGTTTCGGCACTAGAGTTagatgttgatgattttaGCTCTATGCAAAGTGCTACGTCATTGATATCAACGGGGGTGTTGGATTACTATACTGGTCTGGACCCTGGCAACACCATTGGGATGTTTTCATCTCCATATTATTGGTGGGAGGCAGGTGCTGCATGGGGTGCTTTGATTGATTACTGGTTTTATATGGAGAATGACACTTACAACGATATTATCAAACAGGCTCTTTTGTATCAGGTGGGGAAGTACGAAGACTACGTTCCGCTCAACCAATCTACTACAGAAGGTAATGATGATCAAGCATTTTGGGGTATTGCAGTTATGTCCGCCGCTGAAAAGGGGTTTCCGAATCCAGATCCGGATCAACCGCAGTGGTTGGCATTAGCTCAAGCTGTATTTAATACGATGGCATATCGGTGGGATTCGAGTTCGTGTAATGGCGGATTGAGGTGGCAGATTTTCACCTGGAATACAGGTTATGACTATAAAAATTCTGTCTCGAATGGTGCACTCTTCCATTTGGCTGCTAGATTGGCCCGTTACACGGGCAACCAATCCTACGCTGACTGGGCTGAGAAAGTTTATGACTGGATGGCTTCAGTGCAGCTTATTAATCAAACTGGCGATTGGACCTTTGTGTATGATGGTGCTTTTATCCATGATAATTGTAGTAGGCCATCTGTGCTACAATGGTCGTATAATCATGGGCTTATCCTAGGCGGTTGTGCTTATTTGACCGATTTTACTGGATCAGACGTGTGGCACAATAGGACATTGAGGCTTTTAAGGTCTGCCTCAATATTTTTCCCCAATGGTGTTGTCACCGAAGTTGCATGCCAGGAGGCAGGGACATGTAATACTGATCAGCGTTCATTTAAGGCATACTTCATGAGATTCTTAGGGTTGACTGCGCAGTTGATTCCTGAATCCCGTGAAATAGCTATGAAGTGGATCCGTGATTCTGCAAAAGGTGCAGCATTATCATGTTCTGGTGGTAGGGATGGCCATACGTGTGGTATGAATTACTCTAGGGGGTCTTATGATGAATCATATGGTCTAGGAGAACAACTTGCTGCACTAGAGACAATTCAAAACCTACGATGCCTGGAAAAAGGATCCCCACTTACTGCAAGTGAAGGTGGAACTAGTATAGGTAATCCAGGAGCAGGAGGCAACAGAAATCTAGGTACTCTATCACCGTTAGATATTTCTAATGCTGATCGGGCAGGTGCCGGCATCATCACTGCTTTAGTTGGGTTTTCTCTTATTTCGTGTATTGTTTGGTTGGTGTCTTGA
- a CDS encoding uncharacterized protein (similar to Ashbya gossypii ABR064W) yields the protein MKVSYLLSLGLVAATEVAVNGELSLEEELQEVTNYDFDLDSISYFSHIAIEQAVDWLEAHDISSISECFEYYNAHRVDSTTLEAAVNQGHELYRSSDFFKYGINLVSDILERSKESQKFQWWKHGLMQSLIRLGTADLFDGVLMDNFGLELTDLLDIYRDLQLQLQTVDVLGGLVDAPTSSSSKATKEYPWPAPKDSIEFPYEPPKDSPWDMPGEMPKQTPKQTPRQTPTDKTPDSPKKTDPSAPIDDENKKGRKQPEDTEPEESESDKPSDTDKSEDKKPKDRPKKDKDLEDPKDKDEPKDKDEPKGKDEPKDKDEPKGKGEPKGKEEPKDKDEPKDKDEPKDKEKPKDKDLEDPKDKDSDTPKDKDEPKDKEKPKGKDLEDPKDKDTDTPKDKEEPKDKEKPKDKDLEDPKDKDEPKDKAKPKDKDEPKDKEKPKDKDEPKDKEKPKDKDEPKDKEKLKDKDEPKDKEKPKDKDLENPKDKDTDTPKDKDEPKDKEKPKGKDLEDPKDKDKEEPKGKDEPKGKEEPKDKGEPKDKDEPKDKEKPKDKDLEDPKDKDADKPKDKDEPKDKDEPKGKEEPKDKGEPKDKDSDKSQKTTKSENETSTLSTKKGFPIITEKPKEAQFQTKMPLITSLVPKNPGNQTDVSKPMVSSNATFDESGRKMVPIETLSLIQNFTFPNYLRATQSINPMPDLTESTLGRKITQVETLALPKTASLRHGSITFPRPSPTGKPKKDAEDSITTNLSIELPFPTSVGLKYPKESQLKTNSPTENIEPNLTTPIDSIRSTDIIITVKPSKTVKPSEPIKLGPSSTEEPSSTDEPTSTETVEPDIITLIKPVTLIKPTKSTGLVTLIETRSRQLSTSEPITPTETTSKQEDLLPPAEPTTKQEDLPLPAEPTSMPVEIPKLPITFPESVTLIDPILPPENTPRDPVPPTEKELPPKVTTKEDDPIATASPQEEAKPTATQPLDLTQTSPPILTETPAPEVITEDPVKQSALPVSTSTSIIKYTRTGPVKPLLPTPGIFTGVTGTAVAKKSAYHTFNSTFPTGRRLEKLYGNRTNGSFVVDTSMSNVAATLNPYSIVGAVIILVSNVLLF from the coding sequence ATGAAAGTTTCCTACCTATTGAGTTTAGGTCTAGTAGCTGCAACAGAGGTTGCAGTTAATGGAGAGTTAAGTTTAGAAGAGGAGTTACAAGAAGTTACCAAttatgattttgatttagatTCCATATCATACTTCAGCCACATAGCTATTGAGCAAGCTGTTGACTGGTTAGAAGCTCACGATATCAGCAGTATCTCTGAATGCTTTGAATATTACAATGCGCACAGAGTAGATTCCACCACTTTAGAGGCAGCCGTAAACCAAGGCCATGAGTTATATAGAAGCTCcgacttcttcaaatatggTATAAATTTGGTTTCTGATATCTTGGAGAGATCAAAGGAGTCTCAAAAGTTCCAATGGTGGAAGCATGGATTAATGCAGAGCTTAATAAGATTAGGTACCGCCGACTTGTTTGACGGTGTCTTGATGGACAACTTTGGCCTTGAATTAACTGATTTGCTTGATATCTATAGGGATTTACAGCTTCAACTACAAACCGTTGACGTTCTAGGAGGCTTAGTAGACGCACCTACGTCGAGCTCTTCAAAAGCAACAAAGGAATATCCATGGCCTGCTCCAAAAGACTCGATTGAGTTTCCATATGAACCACCAAAAGATTCACCATGGGATATGCCAGGAGAAATGCCAAAACAAACGCCAAAACAAACGCCAAGACAAACGCCAACAGATAAAACTCCAGACAGCCCAAAAAAGACTGATCCATCTGCCccaattgatgatgaaaacaaGAAAGGTCGCAAGCAACCTGAGGATACTGAACCTGAAGAATCTGAAAGTGATAAACCAAGCGACACTGATAAGTCTGAGGATAAAAAGCCCAAGGACAGACCGAAAAAGGACAAGGACTTAGAAGAtccaaaggataaggacGAGCCAAAGGATAAAGATGAGCCAAAGGGTAAAGATGAACCAAAGGATAAAGATGAGCCAAAGGGTAAGGGCGAGCCAAAGGGTAAAGAGGAACCAAAGGATAAAGACGAGCCAAAGGATAAAGATGAGCCAAAAGATAAGGAAAAGCCAAAGGACAAGGACTTAGAAGAtccaaaggataaggatTCGGACACTCCAAAGGACAAGGACGAGCCAAAGGACAAGGAAAAGCCAAAGGGTAAGGACTTAGAAGAtccaaaggataaggatACGGACACgccaaaggataaggaagagccaaaggataaggaaAAGCCAAAGGACAAGGACTTAGAAGAtccaaaggataaggacgagccaaaggataaggcaaagccaaaggataaggacgagccaaaggataaggaaaagccaaaggataaggacgagccaaaggataaggaaaagccaaaggataaggacgagccaaaggataaggaaAAGCTAAAGGATAAGGACGagccaaaggataaggaaAAGCCAAAGGACAAGGACTTAGAAAAtccaaaggataaggatACGGACACTCCAAAGGACAAGGACGAGCCAAAGGACAAGGAAAAGCCAAAGGGTAAGGACTTAGAAGAtccaaaggataaggatAAGGAAGAGCCAAAGGGTAAAGATGAGCCAAAGGGTAAAGAGGAACCAAAGGATAAAGGTGagccaaaggataaggacGAGCCAAAGGACAAGGAAAAGCCAAAGGACAAGGACTTAGAAGAtccaaaggataaggatGCGGACAagccaaaggataaggacGAGCCAAAGGATAAAGATGAGCCAAAGGGTAAAGAGGAACCAAAGGATAAAGGTGagccaaaggataaggatTCGGACAAATCTCAAAAGACTACGAAATCTGAAAACGAGACCTCGACATTGTCCACGAAAAAAGGGtttccaataataactgAAAAGCCAAAAGAAGCTCAATTTCAAACCAAAATGCCCTTGATTACTTCACTTGTTCCTAAAAACCCTGGAAATCAAACCGATGTATCTAAACCAATGGTATCGTCAAATGCAACTTTTGATGAATCAGGAAGAAAAATGGTACCGATTGAAACGTTGAGCTTAATCCAGAATTTTACTTTCCCAAACTATCTTCGAGCAACTCAAAGTATTAACCCAATGCCAGACCTGACAGAATCTACACTCGGTAGGAAAATAACTCAAGTTGAGACATTGGCGCTGCCAAAGACAGCATCCCTCAGACATGGTAGTATTACATTCCCACGGCCATCTCCAACAGGAAAACCTAAAAAGGACGCAGAAGATTCTATAACAACGAACCTGTCAATTGAATTACCGTTTCCAACCTCTGTAGGGCTTAAATATCCAAAGGAAAGCCAACTGAAGACAAATTCACCCACAGAAAACATAGAGCCTAACCTTACAACACCAATAGATTCGATTAGATCAACAGATATTATAATCACTGTTAAACCCAGTAAGACGGTAAAACCTTCAGAACCTATAAAACTAGGACCCAGTTCAACAGAAGAGCCCAGCTCAACAGATGAACCAACTTCGACAGAAACCGTGGAACCTGATATCATAACTTTAATCAAACCCGTGACATTGATAAAACCTACCAAGTCAACTGGGCTTGTAACTTTGATAGAGACAAGGTCCAGGCAGCTTAGCACATCAGAGCCCATAACACCAACTGAGACCACTAGCAAGCAAGAGGACTTACTGCCACCAGCAGAACCCACTACCAAGCAAGAGGACTTACCACTACCAGCAGAACCCACAAGCATGCCAGTAGAAATTCCAAAGCTGCCCATCACATTTCCAGAGTCAGTAACGTTGATAGATCCTATATTGCCTCCCGAAAACACACCCAGAGATCCAGTACCACCAACTGAGAAAGAGCTACCTCCTAAGGTAACAACAAAAGAGGACGACCCTATAGCAACAGCTTCACCGCAGGAGGAAGCTAAACCAACGGCAACCCAACCCTTGGATCTAACACAAACATCACCACCAATACTTACGGAAACACCAGCTCCAGAGGTAATCACAGAAGACCCTGTCAAACAGAGCGCTCTTCCGGTCAGTACCTCCACCTCAATTATTAAGTACACCAGAACAGGCCCTGTCAAACCCCTTCTGCCAACCCCTGGTATCTTCACAGGCGTCACGGGCACTGCAGTAGCAAAGAAATCAGCCTACCATACCTTCAACAGTACCTTCCCAACTGGCAGAAGATTGGAAAAACTCTATGGAAACAGAACAAACGGCTCATTCGTCGTAGACACCAGCATGTCAAACGTCGCCGCAACCCTAAATCCATACTCCATTGTTGGCGCAGTGATCATTTTGGTTAGCAACGTCCTCCTATTTTAA
- the ANR2 gene encoding Anr2p (similar to Ashbya gossypii ABR061C) — MSYSPVLYHSEYEGFQLHYPTYKIPLIAMCLTKFDVKKGNTVLWKASNSSEVDLSNIEFKTLPSGIHEREQDFINFVIPKKNGDLYYGIALFSQNGLQMVKQVATSHIDRTKVEMYSLAVIVDPRSMEEDFSESKFYRVKPNFYTCVNEYMDDLSNLLKNWTANSNLEGLEHYYAANKGPSNSSPLYPALSTSKMRPLSVNSSPNYVRTGDHKMDAETYKPQKSWLYLLPELVEQIGPLIFTLWKSCLLRERILIVNEHGESFERCNALIYCLSVLSSIPERLEREIPHNMQQLQTLYTIGITDLDYLSELVSAALTRATDDNYALPNYISSTGDEILAQRDDLFDLVFMFSNGMECVALRHGDPIKATPQEWGLFQHVSNHYLNREYGDSKLLCYLSNVEPLSWSQYIIDSLYWWTTAGYLQPSYHQRHLTEDYDPVIEKDELEVMFGLVEYFHNRTTFLYERLSRLIDRSDGDEDKIVISPFSLVECGLDCFSSQDYAFIKTLGEKWFKKHIDVRSVDLSLCC; from the coding sequence ATGTCGTATTCTCCCGTTTTATATCATTCAGAATATGAGGGTTTTCAGCTACATTATCCCACATATAAAATTCCCCTCATTGCAATGTGTCTAACCAAATTCGATGTGAAAAAAGGGAATACAGTCTTGTGGAAGGCTTCGAATTCGTCAGAGGTGGACTTAAGTAATATCGAGTTCAAGACATTACCATCTGGTATCCATGAGAGGGAGCAGGATTTTATAAACTTTGTTATTCCTAAGAAAAACGGTGATTTGTATTATGGGATTGCCCTATTTTCGCAAAACGGTTTACAAATGGTTAAGCAAGTTGCTACAAGTCACATTGATAGAACTAAGGTGGAAATGTACTCTTTAGCTGTAATCGTTGATCCTCGGTCTATGGAAGAGGATTTTTCAGAGAGCAAGTTTTATCGAGTGAAGCCTAACTTCTATACATGTGTAAATGAATATATGGATGACCTTTCTAACTTATTGAAGAACTGGACAGCGAATTCCAACTTGGAAGGACTAGAACATTATTATGCTGCTAACAAGGGTCCATCAAATTCAAGTCCGCTATATCCTGCTCTTTCGACATCAAAGATGCGACCTTTATCGGTGAATTCTAGTCCAAATTACGTTAGAACTGGGGATCATAAGATGGACGCGGAAACCTATAAACCTCAGAAATCATGGTTGTACTTGTTGCCAGAATTGGTTGAACAAATCGGGCCGCTTATATTTACACTCTGGAAATCATGTCTATTGAGAGAAAGAATATTGATTGTAAACGAACATGGAGAGTCATTCGAGAGATGCAATGCCCTTATTTATTGTTTGTCCGTATTATCGTCGATTCCTGAAAGACTCGAACGTGAAATTCCTCATAATATGCAACAATTACAGACGTTGTACACGATCGGTATAACAGACCTGGATTATTTAAGCGAATTAGTGTCAGCAGCATTAACTCGAGCTACCGATGATAATTATGCTTTGCCGAattatatttcttctaCTGGCGATGAAATATTGGCGCAGAGAGATGACTTGTTTGATTTAGTGTTCATGTTTTCGAATGGCATGGAATGTGTGGCACTTCGGCACGGTGATCCTATTAAAGCAACGCCCCAAGAGTGGGGATTGTTTCAGCACGTCTCTAACCATTACTTAAATCGTGAATATGGCGACTCGAAACTACTCTGTTACTTAAGTAATGTTGAACCGTTATCCTGGTCACAGTACATTATAGATTCGTTATACTGGTGGACAACTGCGGGATATTTACAGCCATCATATCATCAAAGACATCTGACTGAGGACTACGATCCCGTTATTGAAAAGGATGAGTTGGAAGTTATGTTTGGTCTTGTAGAGTATTTTCACAATAGAACTACGTTTTTATACGAAAGGCTTAGTCGTTTAATTGATAGAAGTGATGGCGATGAGGATAAAATAGTGATTTCACCTTTTTCCTTGGTTGAATGTGGTTTAGATTGTTTCAGTTCTCAAGATTATGCATTTATCAAGACACTAGGTGAAAAATGGTTTAAAAAACACATTGATGTGAGATCGGTGGATTTAAGCTTGTGTTGTTAG
- the MSS1 gene encoding Mss1p (similar to Ashbya gossypii ABR063C), producing MYRRLGTLPPSFVGIFRTSWRMEYSVPATVDHPTIYALSTPAGLKSAIAVIRISGTNSKYVYKKLTRTKKAPLSHKASVRNLYDPTVHNEKSLLDNALTLFFEQPKTFTGEDVLELHVHGGKAVVSGVLKAIESLHDFEEGYQIRYAQPGEFSMRGFQNGKFDLTQVEGVGDLIDAETEIQRKSAICSFRGDTKVRFSIWREKIVANIAQLAAVIDFGDDTEIDDIEMIVNGVNKTMLELKQDIEQFLHKTQKSNILKSGIKLALLGPPNAGKSSLLNSITNDETAIVSNTPGTTRDTIDVPLDINGYKIIITDTAGIRSNAIDEIEVIGINRAKLKCANSDIVLLLIDPTNRQLVLNDLKQYIREHIDGKKFVIVINKTDLLNEQQLKEIKTDLCLQFGPSVSIMGVSCLEKKGIDNLIHTLTDIFKDISDSTDEDPISVSKRVQEILKNDVLYGIDEFVHFAETNDVVMASESLGFAADGIGKITGETVGVEEILGVVFSNFCVGK from the coding sequence ATGTATAGACGTTTAGGCACCCTGCCTCCAAGTTTTGTAGGTATTTTTAGAACTTCATGGAGGATGGAATATTCAGTACCGGCAACAGTTGATCATCCCACTATATATGCATTATCTACTCCTGCAGGATTGAAGTCAGCCATAGCAGTTATTAGGATCTCAGGAACCAATTCCAAGTACGTTTATAAGAAGCTGACGCGAACTAAGAAGGCTCCTCTATCTCATAAAGCATCTGTAAGAAATCTTTATGATCCTACTGTTCATAATGAAAAGTCTCTGTTGGATAATGCTTTAACACTGTTTTTTGAACAACCAAAAACGTTCACAGGAGAAGATGTGTTAGAGTTGCACGTTCATGGTGGGAAAGCAGTAGTTTCTGGTGTATTAAAAGCTATTGAATCACTTCATGATTTTGAGGAAGGCTATCAGATAAGGTATGCACAACCGGGAGAATTTTCTATGAGGGGGTTTCAAAATGGAAAGTTTGATTTGACTCAAGTCGAGGGTGTGGGCGATTTAATTGATGCAGAAACTGAGATTCAACGTAAAAGTGCCATATGTAGCTTTAGAGGGGATACTAAGGTTCGATTCTCTATATGGAGGGAGAAAATTGTGGCAAACATCGCCCAGCTAGCTGCAGTCATAGATTTTGGTGATGATACTGAGATAGATGATATAGAGATGATCGTTAACGGAGTAAACAAAACCATGTTGGAATTAAAACAAGATATCGAGCAGTTTCTTCATAAAACTCAGAAGAGTAATATACTAAAAAGTGGTATTAAACTAGCTCTGCTGGGACCTCCCAATGCGGGGAAATCTTCGTTGCTCAACAGTATCACAAACGATGAAACTGCTATTGTAAGTAATACTCCAGGGACTACACGAGACACCATCGATGTTCCGCTAGATATTAATGGCTacaagataataataactgaTACTGCAGGGATTCGATCAAATGCAATTGATGAGATAGAAGTTATTGGTATTAATCGCGCAAAATTAAAATGCGCAAACAGCGACATTGTATTGTTGTTAATAGATCCAACTAATAGGCAGTTGGTTTTGAATGATCTAAAACAGTATATTCGTGAACATATTGATGGAAAGAAGTTTGTCATAGTCATAAATAAAACTGATCTGCTTAATGAACAGCAGTTGAAAGAAATCAAGACTGATCTGTGTCTTCAATTTGGGCCTAGTGTTTCAATAATGGGGGTATCGTGCCTCGAAAAAAAGGGCATTGACAACCTAATACACACACTAACAGATATTTTCAAGGATATAAGCGATTCAACAGACGAAGACCCTATCAGTGTGTCAAAACGTGTTCAGGAAATACTGAAGAATGACGTACTATACGGAATTGACGAATTTGTTCACTTTGCAGAAACGAATGATGTGGTGATGGCATCAGAAAGCTTGGGCTTTGCAGCTGACGGGATTGGTAAAATAACGGGTGAGACTGTCGGCGTTGAAGAAATCCTAGGCGTCGTATTTTCAAACTTCTGTGTAGGTAAATGA
- the UBC7 gene encoding E2 ubiquitin-conjugating protein UBC7 (similar to Ashbya gossypii ABR059W), producing MSKTAQKRLMKEMQQLLKDCPEGIVAGPVNEENMFLWDCLIAGPPDSPYEGGIFNARLQFPTDYPLSPPKLTFTPSILHPNVYPNGEVCISILHAPGEDPNMYEEASERWSPVQSVEKILLSVMSMLSEPNVESGANIDACILWRDNRPDFVKQVKISILKSLGF from the coding sequence ATGTCCAAGACGGCTCAAAAAAGATTGATGAAGGAGATGCAGCAGTTGCTCAAGGATTGTCCGGAGGGTATTGTTGCAGGACCTGTGAATGAAGAGAATATGTTTTTGTGGGATTGTCTAATTGCGGGACCTCCAGACTCCCCATACGAGGGAGGGATTTTTAATGCAAGGCTACAGTTCCCTACCGATTATCCGTTATCGCCTCCAAAGCTAACGTTCACACCTAGTATTTTACACCCCAATGTGTATCCGAACGGAGAGGTCTGTATATCGATTCTACATGCGCCAGGGGAGGATCCAAACATGTACGAAGAGGCTAGTGAGCGGTGGTCTCCCGTGCAGAGTGTGGAGAAGATCCTACTAAGTGTGATGAGCATGCTAAGCGAGCCGAATGTGGAGTCTGGGGCTAACATTGACGCTTGCATTCTATGGCGCGACAACAGACCGGATTTTGTGAAGCAGGTAAAGATCTCCATCCTCAAGTCACTAGGCTTCTAG